A genomic segment from Variovorax paradoxus B4 encodes:
- a CDS encoding serine hydrolase — protein MFVALCGASAAGRAATAEPCGTPLPGRDGWSIEQEPRLAGFSPDLLCDAVRTFVESTRNRHALVVERHGKLVIDAYRTGADRSTYSIWASRTQFDKDQLHDVRSITKSVVAVLWGITDGSRVVPPLTTPVLDLLPDLADLRSGGRERITVADMLCMRSGLTWDESGGYSRWANDEKGLLWRGNRPRYVFERPLAAPPGTLFNYNGGLSAVLGQLLEKQTGSSLQEYAGQWLFTPLGIRDWEWEGDLRGRARAFTGLRLRPRDLARLGRLMLQGGEWQGRQIVPQAWVRTLLSPCAAGEEFGYHWWSGNVFVRGKEVRWHAAQGNGGQRLFIVPSLDMVVVMTAGEYDDGSIGRAQRYLLQLVVAATREHEGELAESSAPSVAAAQEVAPVETRATFRSVTEEDGGARVYVHLKVVPRANLPFTTLRFSVRDKSILAGLREGTHVKFRAERIDGENFLTTIRAVPPCVRFQPCD, from the coding sequence ATGTTCGTCGCCCTGTGTGGCGCATCCGCAGCGGGGCGTGCGGCTACGGCTGAACCTTGCGGCACACCTCTACCTGGCCGCGACGGCTGGAGCATCGAACAGGAACCGCGTCTCGCGGGTTTCAGTCCCGACCTTCTTTGTGATGCGGTGCGGACTTTCGTTGAGAGCACGCGCAATCGGCACGCTCTTGTGGTCGAACGTCACGGCAAACTAGTGATCGATGCCTATAGAACTGGAGCGGACCGGTCCACCTACTCTATATGGGCAAGCCGGACGCAGTTCGATAAAGACCAGCTCCATGATGTCCGCTCCATAACGAAGTCAGTGGTGGCTGTGCTCTGGGGCATCACCGATGGCAGTCGCGTCGTCCCTCCGCTCACCACCCCCGTTCTTGACCTGTTGCCTGACCTGGCCGACCTGCGCAGCGGTGGTCGCGAGCGCATCACGGTGGCCGACATGCTCTGCATGCGCAGCGGTCTGACTTGGGACGAAAGCGGCGGCTATAGCCGCTGGGCGAATGACGAGAAAGGTCTCCTCTGGCGGGGTAACCGCCCCCGCTACGTGTTTGAAAGGCCGCTCGCAGCGCCCCCTGGAACGCTGTTCAACTACAACGGCGGACTCTCCGCCGTGCTAGGACAACTCCTGGAGAAACAAACCGGCTCAAGCTTGCAGGAGTACGCCGGTCAATGGCTGTTCACGCCGCTCGGCATCCGGGACTGGGAGTGGGAAGGAGACTTGCGTGGCCGCGCACGGGCATTCACCGGTCTGCGGTTGCGTCCGCGTGACCTCGCGCGGCTGGGGCGTCTCATGCTGCAAGGGGGCGAGTGGCAGGGTCGGCAGATTGTTCCGCAGGCCTGGGTGCGCACGCTGCTTTCTCCTTGCGCTGCGGGCGAGGAGTTCGGCTACCACTGGTGGTCCGGGAATGTATTTGTCCGCGGCAAGGAGGTCCGCTGGCATGCAGCACAGGGCAACGGCGGCCAGCGCTTGTTCATCGTCCCTTCCCTGGACATGGTGGTTGTGATGACCGCCGGGGAGTACGACGATGGGAGCATCGGTCGTGCGCAACGGTACCTCCTGCAGCTAGTGGTGGCGGCAACTCGGGAACACGAGGGCGAACTAGCAGAGTCGTCCGCCCCATCCGTTGCAGCGGCGCAGGAAGTCGCACCGGTCGAGACGCGCGCCACATTTCGCTCCGTGACCGAGGAAGATGGAGGTGCGCGTGTATATGTGCACTTGAAGGTCGTGCCGCGGGCAAATTTGCCGTTCACGACTCTGCGCTTCAGTGTTCGCGACAAATCGATTCTGGCTGGGTTGCGCGAGGGCACCCATGTAAAGTTTCGAGCCGAGCGCATCGATGGAGAAAACTTCTTGACTACTATCCGCGCCGTTCCCCCGTGCGTACGCTTCCAGCCTTGCGATTGA
- a CDS encoding DUF4238 domain-containing protein has protein sequence MPNDPSERMTDQQTRNNHYVPQWYQRGFLAPGQSRLFHLNFDPDRKTLPDGHQVPRKALHEWGPVNCFVEYDLYSTHFGSIVNDDIEKHLFGAIDDQGAKAVLAFAKGDHADVHDSFEDFFEHMAAQKLRTPKGLDWIRSCYGKLDQIDLMVEMQALRTMHCTMWAEGVREVVSAADSDVKFIVTDHPVTVYNPQIDPTAPDCAYPLDPMVALLGTQTVFVLDANTCLIFTHLEYAKAPDRQDLTRLRTNARHQGMGMVRTDAFIRDRRLTRDEVIAINHLLKSRAKRCIAAAHKDWLYPERRYRGTWTEIAQVLMPKSDLWQFGGEIFVGYKDGSSGYWDEHGRTSKVHEFLTRKSPRKNIAANDYCGCGSAYPFKDCCQRLPFAERPPWEVYGLRERNLMFCNVVTGILGMQDGATWDDVRRTLSDDQVQRINGAFSSLWPDDTDLAALLPRPHPKKLRSVFLGLADPRTVEAAVLGWLPYVDEIVLVNPFFVARNLKPEFSPIDSPAGHKMQTLKNVLLLFKLEPYIRAGLVHFVPDPGEVCAPLGQHVRQVLTRRTAGWKPPEGGLHQRLKLAEDEGRRMIRMLPQDSLRRHIAKHAPDAGDAMVDQMVAYFRRQAEADPYLLLQPLAVGEAGAQHQIYKGLNLESALYLATLTGSVIHVDTDAHWEQLLMDAQPAGAASQHGWAPVRQALAAITFPVDLNPVRVAERLTERELPPINALLRRLADSVVSPGKGATPQALATQLRQARGKAERKDPAIDDNNLLTARLELHVPPAGFFRHEVQRLLVMFAGATRPRSVPYALRLVFDEADDADAPEPASGAGGIPAPHAALRR, from the coding sequence ATGCCGAACGACCCAAGTGAGCGGATGACCGACCAGCAGACCCGGAACAACCACTACGTCCCGCAGTGGTACCAACGCGGCTTCCTCGCCCCGGGCCAGTCTCGTCTCTTCCACCTCAACTTCGATCCGGACCGCAAGACGCTGCCTGATGGCCACCAGGTTCCGCGCAAGGCGCTCCACGAATGGGGCCCTGTGAATTGCTTCGTGGAGTACGACCTGTATTCCACGCACTTCGGCTCGATCGTCAACGACGACATCGAGAAGCACCTGTTCGGCGCCATCGATGACCAAGGTGCCAAGGCGGTGCTCGCCTTCGCGAAGGGCGATCACGCCGACGTCCATGACTCGTTCGAGGACTTCTTCGAGCACATGGCCGCGCAGAAGCTACGCACGCCCAAGGGGCTGGACTGGATCCGATCGTGCTACGGCAAGTTGGACCAGATCGACCTGATGGTGGAAATGCAGGCCCTGCGGACCATGCACTGCACGATGTGGGCCGAGGGCGTGCGGGAGGTCGTCTCGGCGGCTGACTCGGACGTGAAGTTCATCGTGACGGACCACCCGGTGACGGTCTACAACCCGCAGATCGATCCCACGGCGCCGGACTGCGCCTATCCGTTGGACCCGATGGTGGCGTTGCTTGGCACGCAGACCGTGTTCGTGCTGGACGCCAACACGTGCCTGATCTTCACGCACCTCGAATATGCCAAAGCGCCCGACCGGCAAGACCTGACGCGCCTTCGCACGAACGCCCGGCACCAGGGCATGGGCATGGTGCGCACGGACGCGTTCATCCGCGACCGTCGCCTGACCCGCGACGAGGTGATCGCGATCAACCACCTGCTCAAGTCGCGCGCGAAGCGCTGCATCGCGGCGGCCCACAAGGATTGGCTTTACCCTGAGCGGCGCTACCGCGGCACGTGGACCGAGATCGCCCAGGTGCTCATGCCGAAGTCCGACCTCTGGCAGTTCGGCGGCGAGATCTTTGTCGGCTACAAGGATGGCAGCTCCGGGTACTGGGACGAACACGGCCGCACGTCCAAGGTCCACGAGTTCCTGACCCGCAAGTCGCCGCGCAAGAACATCGCGGCCAACGACTACTGCGGCTGCGGCAGTGCGTACCCCTTCAAGGACTGCTGCCAGCGCCTGCCCTTCGCCGAGCGCCCGCCGTGGGAGGTCTACGGCCTGCGCGAGCGCAACCTGATGTTCTGCAATGTCGTCACCGGCATCCTCGGCATGCAGGATGGTGCGACCTGGGATGACGTGCGCCGCACCCTGAGCGACGACCAGGTCCAGCGCATCAACGGCGCCTTCTCGTCCCTCTGGCCTGACGACACCGACCTCGCCGCGCTGCTGCCGCGTCCCCACCCCAAAAAGCTGCGCTCGGTCTTCCTCGGTCTGGCCGATCCACGCACGGTCGAAGCCGCGGTGCTGGGCTGGCTGCCATACGTCGATGAGATCGTGCTCGTGAACCCGTTCTTCGTGGCGCGGAACTTGAAGCCCGAGTTCAGTCCCATCGACTCGCCCGCCGGCCACAAGATGCAGACGCTCAAGAACGTTCTGCTGCTGTTCAAGCTGGAGCCGTACATCCGTGCCGGCCTCGTCCATTTCGTGCCGGATCCCGGCGAGGTCTGCGCCCCTCTCGGCCAGCACGTAAGGCAAGTGTTGACCCGCCGCACCGCCGGGTGGAAGCCGCCCGAGGGCGGCCTGCACCAACGGCTCAAGCTCGCCGAGGACGAGGGTCGCCGGATGATCCGGATGCTGCCGCAAGACTCCCTGCGCCGCCACATTGCCAAGCACGCACCCGACGCTGGCGACGCGATGGTGGATCAGATGGTCGCGTACTTCCGGCGCCAGGCCGAGGCCGACCCATACCTGCTTCTGCAGCCGCTGGCCGTGGGAGAAGCCGGTGCGCAGCACCAGATCTACAAGGGCCTGAACCTGGAGTCCGCGCTCTACCTGGCCACTTTGACCGGATCGGTGATCCACGTCGATACCGACGCTCACTGGGAACAGCTGCTGATGGACGCACAGCCCGCAGGCGCGGCGTCACAGCACGGCTGGGCGCCCGTTCGACAGGCCCTGGCGGCGATCACCTTCCCGGTGGACCTGAATCCGGTCCGCGTGGCTGAGCGGTTGACCGAGCGAGAACTGCCGCCCATCAATGCGCTGCTGCGACGCCTGGCTGATTCGGTCGTGTCCCCGGGAAAAGGCGCCACACCCCAAGCCCTGGCCACGCAGCTGCGGCAGGCCCGCGGCAAGGCTGAGCGCAAGGATCCCGCTATCGACGACAACAACCTGCTCACAGCGCGGTTGGAGCTGCATGTGCCGCCGGCGGGCTTCTTCCGCCACGAGGTGCAGCGGCTGCTGGTGATGTTCGCGGGCGCGACCCGGCCCCGTTCGGTGCCGTATGCGCTGCGCCTCGTGTTCGATGAAGCCGACGACGCAGATGCTCCGGAGCCGGCCAGTGGAGCTGGCGGAATCCCCGCCCCACACGCAGCGTTGCGCCGATAA
- a CDS encoding AAA family ATPase, translated as MRIARLAKAHGYRIFRDFSWPATGLHDFSRYNVIYGWNCAGKTSLSTIFRHLQRKQPLSEGQVQVLVDQAIVNGADFGTAPLPALRVFNRDTVDRSVFESAGQQLPPVFFLGEDGVEKQKQIEQLTIKLNTALEQAVEHRGDEATASTAFESFCSEEAKGIKNLLTVAGGGPYNNYNAANFKADLASLAQANPEPAMLSETDRSKHLDARNAAIMDTVEEPSVGFPDLVDLTNKTRAALERSVVSKVVDRLAANPSLATWVGSGLTLHTGENATDTCEFCGGPLKPERVEQLEDHFNDEFKRFQSELGQLIAEVQKAQAFQKSLEIPPKEALYANLRTAYDEALKSLNSQASMMSSALDVLLRALHAKRDEPFKSMELMPFISSHKPDDAPASGWKTLFRGLYTGMAVVGAALGQTAFAKLSELITEHNRQTANFETIVANARKSLARDELLRALPDWRTRSAAASTATADQKTATDTANDLKRQIAALEQQVRQHRRPAEELNKELASYLGRDELRFDVEQNGYKIMRGDQPALHLSDGERTSIAFLYFLKSLKGTDFDLENGVVVIDDPVSSLDANSLFSAFGYMKARTAAAGQLFVLTHNFTFFRQVRLWFDKLPQQNKKDAVLHPARFYMLSTEVKDGTRGAKLSELDPLLKGYESEYHYLFKRLQEESKKPNAPALEAYYALPNMARRLLEAFLAFRVPHQTGDLYKQLDAVDYDNAAKTRILRFLHAFSHLDQIADPEHNPSMLAETPSVLRDLFALIEHSDAAHFKSMNDLVASA; from the coding sequence ATGAGGATTGCACGCCTTGCGAAGGCCCACGGCTATCGCATTTTTCGGGACTTCAGCTGGCCGGCGACGGGCCTTCACGACTTCAGCCGCTACAACGTCATCTACGGATGGAACTGTGCGGGGAAGACCTCGCTGTCCACCATCTTCCGGCACCTCCAGCGCAAGCAGCCGCTTTCCGAGGGCCAGGTGCAAGTGCTCGTCGACCAGGCGATCGTCAACGGCGCTGACTTCGGCACCGCGCCCCTGCCCGCGTTGCGCGTCTTCAATCGGGATACGGTCGACCGCAGCGTCTTCGAGTCCGCCGGCCAGCAACTGCCGCCCGTGTTCTTCCTCGGGGAGGATGGCGTCGAGAAGCAAAAGCAGATCGAGCAGCTCACGATCAAGCTGAACACGGCGCTGGAACAGGCGGTCGAGCATCGCGGGGACGAGGCCACCGCCAGCACGGCTTTCGAGTCGTTCTGCTCCGAAGAAGCCAAGGGCATCAAGAACCTGCTGACGGTCGCCGGCGGTGGACCGTACAACAACTACAACGCTGCCAACTTCAAGGCGGACCTCGCGAGCCTCGCCCAGGCCAACCCCGAGCCTGCCATGCTGTCGGAAACCGACCGGAGTAAGCACCTCGACGCGAGGAACGCCGCCATCATGGACACCGTCGAGGAGCCATCGGTGGGTTTTCCCGATCTTGTTGATCTGACCAACAAGACGCGAGCGGCGCTTGAGCGCTCCGTCGTGTCAAAGGTGGTGGATCGGCTGGCAGCCAACCCGAGCCTTGCCACCTGGGTTGGCTCCGGCCTGACCCTACACACCGGGGAGAACGCGACCGACACCTGCGAGTTCTGCGGCGGCCCGTTGAAGCCCGAACGCGTCGAGCAGCTTGAAGATCACTTCAACGACGAGTTCAAGCGATTCCAGTCAGAGCTTGGCCAGTTGATCGCCGAGGTCCAGAAGGCCCAAGCGTTTCAGAAATCGCTGGAGATCCCGCCCAAGGAGGCGCTTTACGCCAACCTGCGCACCGCCTACGACGAGGCGCTCAAGTCCCTCAACAGCCAGGCGAGCATGATGTCGTCGGCGCTGGATGTCCTGCTTCGAGCACTGCACGCCAAGCGGGATGAGCCTTTTAAGAGCATGGAGCTGATGCCGTTCATCAGCAGCCACAAGCCTGATGACGCACCGGCCAGCGGGTGGAAAACGCTCTTCCGTGGCCTGTACACCGGCATGGCGGTCGTCGGCGCGGCGCTCGGGCAAACCGCGTTCGCGAAACTCAGCGAGTTGATCACCGAGCACAACCGCCAGACCGCGAACTTCGAGACCATCGTCGCTAACGCGAGAAAGTCGCTGGCCCGCGATGAGCTGCTCCGCGCCCTGCCCGACTGGAGGACGAGATCCGCCGCGGCCTCCACCGCGACTGCCGATCAGAAGACTGCGACGGATACCGCCAATGACCTCAAAAGGCAGATCGCCGCGCTGGAGCAACAGGTACGCCAGCACCGGCGGCCCGCCGAGGAGCTGAACAAGGAACTGGCCTCGTACCTCGGGCGCGACGAACTGCGCTTCGATGTGGAGCAGAACGGCTACAAGATCATGCGCGGCGACCAGCCCGCGCTGCACCTGAGCGACGGCGAGCGTACGTCCATCGCGTTCCTGTATTTCCTGAAATCTCTTAAGGGCACCGACTTCGATCTGGAGAACGGCGTCGTTGTCATCGATGACCCCGTCTCCAGCCTCGATGCGAACTCCCTCTTCAGCGCGTTCGGCTACATGAAGGCCCGGACGGCTGCGGCGGGCCAGCTGTTCGTCCTGACCCACAACTTCACGTTCTTCCGTCAAGTCCGGCTCTGGTTCGACAAGCTGCCGCAGCAGAACAAGAAGGATGCCGTGCTCCACCCCGCGAGGTTCTACATGTTGTCCACGGAGGTGAAGGACGGCACGCGCGGCGCGAAGCTCTCCGAGCTAGATCCCCTGCTCAAGGGCTACGAGTCCGAGTACCACTACCTCTTCAAGCGTCTGCAGGAGGAGTCCAAGAAGCCCAACGCGCCGGCGCTGGAGGCGTACTACGCGCTGCCCAACATGGCCCGACGCCTGCTTGAGGCGTTCCTCGCCTTTCGGGTTCCTCACCAGACCGGCGACCTCTACAAGCAGCTCGACGCCGTCGACTACGACAACGCCGCCAAGACGCGCATCCTGCGGTTCCTGCACGCCTTCTCGCACCTGGACCAGATCGCGGATCCGGAGCACAACCCGTCGATGCTGGCCGAGACGCCGTCGGTGCTCAGGGATCTGTTTGCCCTGATCGAGCACAGTGACGCGGCTCACTTCAAGAGTATGAACGACCTCGTCGCGAGCGCATGA